One stretch of Streptomyces sp. R21 DNA includes these proteins:
- a CDS encoding polyprenyl synthetase family protein gives MPDVLAADAAHILRRSRELVAPALAGAIGGLHPWVGEMAGYALGRCEVGGGTAAHSPGKGVRQALAVLGAEAAGAPAEAGVPAAVAVELVHTFSLLHDDIMDGDAMRRGRPAVWKAYGTGPAVLAGDALFALAVETLVAAPATPHLAGAVRQLTGALNDLVRGQADDLLFAHRPWTGPEAVGAAEYAAMAEHKTGALLGCALALGAQLAGAQRQAVVALDRAGRHLGVAFQIADDLLGIWGDPSITGKPVHSDLRQGKKTFPVLAALNAPGRSALAELLASRTALDDAAVRRAAVLVEQAGGRTAALCEARRHLAAADVLLADAALAPRPVEDLRTLLASLAHRAV, from the coding sequence ATGCCGGACGTCCTGGCCGCCGACGCCGCCCACATCCTGCGCCGCTCCCGCGAGCTGGTCGCCCCCGCGCTGGCCGGGGCGATCGGTGGCCTGCACCCCTGGGTGGGGGAGATGGCCGGGTACGCCCTGGGCCGTTGCGAGGTGGGCGGCGGCACCGCCGCGCACAGTCCGGGCAAGGGTGTGCGGCAGGCGCTGGCCGTGCTGGGGGCCGAGGCGGCCGGGGCTCCCGCCGAGGCGGGTGTGCCGGCCGCGGTCGCGGTGGAGCTCGTGCACACCTTCTCGTTGCTGCACGACGACATCATGGACGGCGACGCGATGCGCCGCGGCCGTCCCGCCGTCTGGAAGGCGTACGGCACCGGCCCCGCCGTCCTCGCCGGGGACGCGCTCTTCGCCCTGGCCGTCGAGACGCTCGTCGCGGCGCCCGCGACGCCGCATCTCGCGGGGGCCGTTCGGCAGCTCACGGGGGCCCTGAACGACCTGGTCCGCGGTCAGGCGGACGACCTGCTGTTCGCGCACCGTCCCTGGACCGGCCCCGAGGCGGTCGGCGCGGCGGAGTACGCGGCGATGGCCGAGCACAAGACGGGCGCCCTGCTCGGCTGTGCGCTCGCCCTGGGCGCCCAACTCGCAGGGGCGCAGCGGCAGGCGGTCGTCGCCCTGGACCGCGCCGGGCGCCATCTCGGCGTGGCCTTCCAGATCGCCGACGACCTTCTCGGCATCTGGGGCGATCCATCCATCACCGGCAAACCGGTCCACAGTGACCTGCGGCAGGGGAAGAAGACCTTCCCGGTCCTCGCCGCCCTGAACGCGCCCGGTCGGTCGGCGCTCGCCGAACTCCTCGCCTCCCGCACCGCCTTGGACGACGCGGCCGTACGCCGGGCGGCCGTGCTCGTCGAGCAGGCGGGCGGCCGGACCGCGGCCCTGTGCGAGGCGCGCCGCCATCTCGCCGCGGCGGACGTCCTGTTGGCCGACGCCGCCCTGGCTCCGCGGCCCGTCGAGGACCTGCGCACCCTGCTCGCCTCCCTCGCTCACCGCGCGGTCTGA